DNA from Candidatus Rokuibacteriota bacterium:
GTCGGCGAACCGGAGCAGCCGCGCGTTTCGCCCGACCCAGTGCGCGACCTCGGTCAGGAGGTACGACGCCATCAGCGGCCCGGACAGGATGATGCCGGGCAGACCCTGGGCCTTCGCCACGTGCTCGTCGTGATGGAATTCGGAGTCGTAGTTGTCGCAGGCGCCCGCCCAGCGCACCTGGTGGCCCACCATCATCGGCCCCTTCGTGACCGTCGAGAACTCCTGCCCCTCGGCAAAGTCCTCGAAGAAGAGGCTCGGCGGTTCAACGGTCTTCGCGGTGGTCATGGGGGCTCTCCTTCCCGTCCAGCGCGACCGGAGTCGTCGGGGCCGACGCGGAGATCGCGTCCCCGCGAAGGGCGCCCACCTAGCCTGCTCTATTCACGAACGCGCGTTCCGCGTCCTATGCGCCCCTCATTTACTCAGCCCTCGCCTCGCCGCCGAGCGGCTCAGCTCGAACTGCGTCCCTCTCCCCCTTGTATCATGCAGACACCGGGGGCGAGGGGATCGAAACGGCTCCCTCTCCCTCGGCGAGGGAGAGGGTCGGGGTGAGGGTGGCGCATGTGTTCACGCATAATCCGGGCTAGCAGCTTCCGGATCCCTCTCCCCTCCTTGGAGGGGAGAGGGTAGGGTGAGGGGTGGCGCTCTACTTGTCTTTGATGGCGGCTTGGACTTTGGCCGCGAGGTCCGGCGGGATCGACGTCATCCCGTGCGCCGTCTTTGCATGCTCGGCGCCCTTCGCCATCACCTCCGCCATGTCCTGGCCTTCCGCGACGAAGCTGCAGCCGGGCATCAGGTCACCGCACTTCAGGATCTTGGCCATCGCAGACCTCCTTTGGGTTGTTCCGCTGCACTCGACGGGACCCAGCTGGGATCCTGGGGCGCCTATCATCCCACCGCGTTGAGCCGCGTAGGCGGTGTCGTGACGCG
Protein-coding regions in this window:
- a CDS encoding DUF1059 domain-containing protein — encoded protein: MAKILKCGDLMPGCSFVAEGQDMAEVMAKGAEHAKTAHGMTSIPPDLAAKVQAAIKDK